The nucleotide sequence CGGGCGGCGTTGTCATTACGGATGTGCTGGACGAGCTTGAGCGCGGACCCCTCGGGCGACGGTTCGATGACGAACGCGACGGCCTCGGTGCCGGCGACGACGGCCGCCTGGGTGCGGGCGAGTTCGGCCATGAAAGCCGGCAGGTTCGCGCCCGAACCGAGCAGCCGTTGTACGAGACGGTTGTGCGTGATCTCGTGCTGCTGCTTTTGTTCTTCTTCGAACGTTTTCTGATCGGATGGCTGTGCGACGGTGCTCAAGGCTTGCCTTTGGCTTGGGTAGGGTCACGTCGCCGTCAAGCCGGTGAACCGACCGGCGACACCCGATTGTATTGATTACGACGTTGTAAGTAAGCCGAATGTTACGCAGATTCGTTAGAATCCGCCGAGGCTGCCGTCGGCCAGGGCGGCGACTTCCGGCGGCAGTTTCAACTCGATACGGCGGCCGGCTTCGAGGCCTTCGGGGTTTTCAAGCTCCAGTTTCACGAAATGCCGGCCGCTGGCGAAGTCGACTTTCGGGTCGATGAACGTCAGCTTCGCCGTGAGCCAATCACTACGCCCTCCGGCACCGTCAGCATATCGGACCTCCATCGCTTGCCCCAGTTCCAGCTTCGAGACCTGCGCCGGGGTCAAATCGTTGACGCGAACTTTGAGCGGATTGTTCTGCACCACGATGACGGCCGGGGTCCGTTCATCGACCGCTTCGCCGAGTCCGATGGCGATGTCGCGGACGATCCCGTCCACCGGACTGCTCACGAGCAACTGGTCGATGATCACCTTCGCCGCCTCGACTTCGGCCTCTGCGTTCTGGAGAGCGATCCTTTCGAGCTCGAGGTTGGTCTTGGCCTCTTCCACGGCGATCGTGTACTCGGCGATTTCGTCGGCGTTAAAGACCGGGCCGCGGCGTTGTTCCTCGGCCATCTTGTTCTGTTCGAGCCGCTTGTTCAGGTCGAGCTCCGCCTTGTCGAGCTGCAACTCCCGGAGCGCGATGCGGGTCGGAACTTCGCTTTCCATCGCCATCATGGCCTGCTTGTACTGGACCTGCTGCGTCCGGTCGTCGAGGCGGATAAGCGGCTGGCCGGCCTTAACGATCTCGCCGGGCTTCACGAGCACTTCTGTCACACGGCCACGAGTCGGGAACGCCAGTTCCAAATCTTCGTTCGGCATGGTGGTGCCGATCACGACCGGGGCGGCCTCGTTCTCGGACGCGGCCTGAAATGCATTCGCAGCGGGGATGGCGCGATCGGCGATCAGGACACCGCCGGTCAGGACGGCGGCGATCAGTGCGGAACGGGTCAGTTTGGTTTGAATCGGCATGGTGTGTGTCTCCGTCCGGTCAACGCTATTACGGCGTTGCGGGCTGGTTGTTCGTCAAAGTGTCTCGACTTTCATCGGCGAGACGCCATCATGGGCTAATAAGTTTCACCGTCCGACGCTACCGGCTATCCGTAACCAAGTCGCGTCAGGTCATCCTCGCCGAGGCCAAAGTAATGACCGATTTCGTGCAAAAGCGTGATCGTCACCTGATCGACCAAGTCGTCTTCGTTCTTGGCGACATTCATGATGTCGTCTCGGTAGAGAAAAATCACGTCCGGAGCGCGCGTCGGTGGTTCGACGCCCCGCTCAGTCAGCGGAATGCCGTCGTAAAGCCCGAGCAGCAGCTCGTCGGGTTCCATCTCCATCG is from Planctomycetota bacterium and encodes:
- a CDS encoding HlyD family efflux transporter periplasmic adaptor subunit; translated protein: MPIQTKLTRSALIAAVLTGGVLIADRAIPAANAFQAASENEAAPVVIGTTMPNEDLELAFPTRGRVTEVLVKPGEIVKAGQPLIRLDDRTQQVQYKQAMMAMESEVPTRIALRELQLDKAELDLNKRLEQNKMAEEQRRGPVFNADEIAEYTIAVEEAKTNLELERIALQNAEAEVEAAKVIIDQLLVSSPVDGIVRDIAIGLGEAVDERTPAVIVVQNNPLKVRVNDLTPAQVSKLELGQAMEVRYADGAGGRSDWLTAKLTFIDPKVDFASGRHFVKLELENPEGLEAGRRIELKLPPEVAALADGSLGGF
- a CDS encoding metallopeptidase family protein, whose product is MPHTVSESEFNALVEQAIRLLPPKFAKALADVRVEVRDRPTPELLRSMEMEPDELLLGLYDGIPLTERGVEPPTRAPDVIFLYRDDIMNVAKNEDDLVDQVTITLLHEIGHYFGLGEDDLTRLGYG